A genomic window from Variovorax paradoxus includes:
- a CDS encoding GrpB family protein, translating into MKIDAFDEGLEHRNIVPYDAAYARVFAGVQEYVRMHLSDVELVHIGSTAVVGLRGKPMIDITAITSRDDLREEQRAFERIGFHRRPVWVDRDEKPYVCGSVLHEGRRFNVNMHICHRGDPVHKDSLAFIDILSRRPDLRRRYEEAKDRAHAVDPANPQVYNREKEAVIKEIEAQIPRA; encoded by the coding sequence ATGAAGATCGACGCATTCGACGAAGGCCTTGAGCACCGGAATATCGTTCCGTATGACGCTGCATACGCCCGAGTCTTCGCCGGGGTGCAAGAGTACGTGCGAATGCATCTGAGCGACGTGGAACTCGTGCACATCGGGAGCACGGCGGTGGTCGGACTGCGTGGCAAGCCGATGATCGACATCACGGCGATCACGTCTCGCGATGACCTTCGGGAAGAGCAGAGGGCGTTCGAGCGCATCGGCTTTCACCGTCGGCCGGTCTGGGTCGACAGGGATGAGAAGCCGTATGTCTGTGGCTCCGTCTTGCACGAAGGGCGGCGCTTCAACGTCAACATGCACATCTGTCATCGCGGCGATCCTGTTCACAAGGATTCGCTGGCCTTCATCGACATACTCAGCCGCCGCCCGGATCTGCGCAGAAGATACGAAGAAGCAAAGGATCGCGCCCACGCGGTAGACCCGGCCAATCCCCAGGTCTACAACCGGGAGAAAGAGGCCGTGATCAAGGAGATAGAGGCGCAGATTCCGAGGGCCTGA
- a CDS encoding MFS transporter gives MTTSAAASLDTSATPTGAASDPASLSQKAKPAFGILAGISSSHMINDMMQSLILAMYPILKGEFSLSFTQIGLITLTYQLTASLLQPLVGLFTDRRPQPYSLPFGMMSTLIGLMLLAFAPSFGFVLLAAAFVGIGSSIFHPESSRIARLASGGQHGFAQSVFQVGGNTGTAIGPLLAAAVIVPFGQRSVAWFGLAALLGIVLLMQVSRWYAAHHVATAGRKKPAAAAPYPPKVVMGAIAVLLVLIFSKYFYVAGISSFYTFYLMERFGLTVQNAQLHLFFFLFASALGTLLGGPVGDRIGRKPVIWVSILGVAPFALLLPHADLFWTTALTVVIGLVLSSAFSAILVYAQELMPGKVGMVSGLFFGFAFGMGGLGAAVLGIFADHTSIAFVYQTIAYLPLLGVVAALLPKGTRRA, from the coding sequence ATGACAACCTCCGCAGCAGCATCCTTGGACACCAGTGCCACGCCGACCGGCGCGGCCAGCGATCCGGCCTCTCTTTCTCAAAAAGCCAAGCCGGCCTTCGGCATCCTCGCCGGCATCAGCAGCTCGCACATGATCAACGACATGATGCAGTCGCTGATCCTGGCGATGTATCCCATCCTGAAAGGTGAGTTCTCGTTGAGCTTTACCCAGATCGGGCTGATCACGCTGACCTATCAGCTGACCGCATCGCTGCTGCAGCCGCTGGTGGGCCTGTTCACCGACCGCCGGCCGCAGCCGTATTCGCTGCCCTTCGGAATGATGTCCACGCTGATTGGCCTGATGCTGCTGGCCTTCGCGCCCAGCTTCGGCTTTGTGCTGCTGGCCGCGGCATTCGTGGGCATCGGCTCGTCCATCTTCCATCCGGAGTCGTCGCGCATCGCGCGGCTGGCTTCGGGAGGGCAGCACGGCTTCGCGCAATCGGTGTTCCAGGTGGGCGGCAACACGGGCACGGCCATTGGGCCGCTGCTGGCTGCCGCCGTCATCGTGCCCTTCGGCCAGCGCAGCGTGGCCTGGTTCGGGTTGGCGGCATTGCTGGGCATCGTCCTGCTGATGCAGGTGAGCCGCTGGTATGCCGCGCACCATGTTGCCACCGCCGGCCGCAAGAAGCCGGCCGCCGCGGCGCCGTATCCGCCCAAGGTGGTGATGGGCGCCATCGCGGTGCTGCTGGTGCTGATCTTCTCCAAGTACTTCTACGTGGCGGGCATCAGCAGCTTCTACACGTTCTACCTGATGGAGCGCTTCGGCCTGACGGTGCAGAACGCGCAGCTGCACCTGTTCTTCTTCCTCTTCGCCTCGGCGCTGGGCACGCTGCTTGGCGGGCCCGTTGGCGATCGCATCGGCCGCAAGCCGGTGATCTGGGTGTCCATTCTTGGCGTGGCGCCGTTCGCGCTCCTGCTGCCGCATGCCGATCTGTTCTGGACCACGGCACTGACCGTCGTGATCGGGCTTGTGCTGTCCTCGGCCTTCTCGGCGATCCTGGTCTATGCGCAAGAGCTGATGCCGGGCAAGGTGGGCATGGTGTCGGGCCTGTTCTTCGGCTTCGCGTTCGGAATGGGCGGGCTGGGCGCCGCGGTGCTGGGCATCTTCGCAGACCACACCAGCATCGCCTTCGTCTACCAGACCATCGCCTACCTGCCGCTGCTGGGCGTGGTGGCGGCTCTGCTGCCCAAAGGCACCCGCCGAGCCTGA
- a CDS encoding AraC family transcriptional regulator gives MDSSRKPKALPQVLKEIDEAPTPVTGRATDYPSGWYIEPHAHTKHQLIYAVRGVMVVQARAGRWVVPPTRAIWMLAGMTHEIRCIGEVHMRSLQVATDAAPKLLGETRAVGISPLLRELIRAAMEVQQPYVPGTRDGRVMRLILDELRALPVLPLHLHMPSDPRLLQICELLQQQLDDSSTMADWARRLAVNVKTIQRLFVNETGMTFGQWRQQARLLRALELLAAGEKVIDVALALGYESPSAFATMFRKQFDQTPSQFFAEG, from the coding sequence ATGGACTCATCTCGCAAGCCCAAGGCCCTGCCTCAGGTGCTCAAGGAGATCGATGAGGCGCCTACGCCCGTCACCGGCCGGGCCACCGACTACCCAAGCGGCTGGTACATCGAGCCGCATGCGCACACCAAGCACCAGCTGATCTATGCCGTGCGCGGCGTCATGGTGGTGCAGGCCCGGGCGGGCCGCTGGGTGGTGCCGCCGACTCGTGCCATCTGGATGCTGGCCGGCATGACCCACGAGATCCGCTGCATCGGGGAAGTGCACATGCGCAGCCTGCAGGTGGCGACCGATGCCGCCCCCAAACTGCTGGGCGAAACCCGGGCGGTGGGCATATCGCCCCTGTTGCGCGAACTCATTCGAGCCGCCATGGAGGTGCAGCAGCCTTACGTGCCCGGCACCCGCGACGGCCGCGTCATGCGCTTGATTCTGGACGAGCTGCGTGCCTTGCCGGTGCTACCACTGCATCTGCACATGCCCTCCGACCCGCGGCTGCTGCAGATCTGCGAACTGCTGCAGCAGCAACTGGACGACTCCTCCACCATGGCCGATTGGGCGCGGCGCCTTGCGGTGAATGTGAAGACGATCCAGCGCCTGTTCGTGAACGAGACCGGCATGACCTTCGGTCAATGGCGACAGCAGGCTCGGCTGCTGCGGGCGCTGGAGCTGCTGGCGGCCGGCGAGAAAGTCATCGACGTTGCCCTTGCGCTGGGTTACGAAAGCCCCAGTGCCTTTGCCACAATGTTCCGCAAGCAATTCGACCAGACGCCCAGCCAGTTCTTTGCCGAAGGCTGA
- a CDS encoding DUF6348 family protein, producing the protein MHPVIRLFATLIVLLSSVANAGQGREYVNSYFELWLKAHNFTKFEKKPNGLFFPAQGVLLDGEIHEAKEFSSSKLYSVESRVSITFKDGRRLDDFVVGIGSTAEEAFKDSLQNFCLTTLHPIYAELFDHADSHVRKDAWEINGTRRRIFLSEWGQRGVSINEATQKQIEQLIAAELRNSSPTKELQWAKLVVLIVKGKVEQVVFTVNGMQDERITRRLSAFKWPASGEFTMAKLFFVIGGV; encoded by the coding sequence ATGCACCCTGTGATCCGTCTTTTTGCAACCCTCATCGTGTTATTGAGCAGCGTGGCAAACGCAGGACAGGGGCGCGAGTACGTCAATTCCTATTTCGAACTCTGGCTCAAGGCCCACAACTTCACGAAATTCGAGAAGAAGCCGAATGGGCTCTTCTTCCCCGCGCAAGGGGTACTTCTCGACGGTGAGATCCATGAGGCAAAGGAGTTTTCCTCCAGCAAGTTGTACTCGGTCGAATCCCGGGTTTCCATCACGTTCAAGGATGGGCGTCGGCTCGACGATTTTGTCGTGGGCATAGGGAGCACCGCCGAGGAAGCGTTCAAAGACTCGCTGCAGAACTTCTGTCTTACGACGCTGCACCCGATCTACGCAGAGCTCTTCGATCATGCCGACTCTCATGTCAGAAAGGATGCATGGGAGATCAACGGCACTCGGCGCCGGATTTTCTTGTCCGAGTGGGGGCAGCGGGGTGTGTCGATCAATGAGGCCACCCAGAAGCAGATCGAGCAGTTGATCGCTGCGGAGTTGCGGAACAGCTCCCCGACAAAGGAACTGCAATGGGCGAAGCTGGTTGTTCTGATCGTCAAGGGGAAGGTGGAGCAGGTGGTGTTCACGGTCAACGGCATGCAGGACGAGCGCATTACGCGACGGCTCTCCGCTTTCAAGTGGCCAGCCTCCGGCGAATTTACGATGGCGAAATTGTTCTTTGTGATCGGTGGGGTGTAG
- a CDS encoding SRPBCC family protein, whose product MATNTVRLHRVLRAPPDRLYRAFVEPGAFERWLPPFGFTGKVHSMEPVVGGAWRMSFTTFGTGHSHSFGGKYLELVPGQRIAYDATFDDPNLPGTMKTTVTLTPVSCGTEMSVVQEGIPDVIPVEMCYLGWQESLVALAQLVEPNIPG is encoded by the coding sequence ATGGCTACCAACACCGTCCGTCTGCACCGCGTGCTGCGCGCTCCGCCGGACCGGCTCTACCGTGCCTTCGTCGAGCCCGGTGCTTTCGAGCGCTGGCTGCCACCATTCGGATTCACCGGAAAAGTCCACAGCATGGAGCCCGTGGTCGGAGGCGCCTGGCGCATGTCGTTCACCACCTTTGGTACGGGCCACAGCCACTCGTTCGGCGGGAAGTACCTGGAGCTCGTTCCCGGCCAGCGCATTGCATACGACGCCACGTTCGACGACCCCAACCTGCCAGGCACCATGAAGACCACCGTGACGCTGACCCCTGTGTCCTGCGGCACTGAAATGTCCGTCGTGCAGGAAGGCATCCCCGATGTCATTCCTGTCGAGATGTGCTACCTGGGCTGGCAGGAGTCGCTTGTCGCGCTGGCCCAGTTGGTGGAGCCGAATATTCCGGGTTGA
- a CDS encoding 1-deoxy-D-xylulose-5-phosphate synthase, with protein MYIEAKSGGLTGPARIGRVTSSKSGATLYYGGKAFRSLKGSGFKSNYFDVETGEHYWISGPRRDGKDALYATHIRPVIDDDVRDEYWSKIRGEAVLCGGEKQLA; from the coding sequence ATGTACATCGAAGCGAAGTCGGGCGGCCTGACAGGACCGGCCCGCATCGGCCGAGTCACCAGTTCCAAGTCGGGGGCAACCCTGTACTACGGAGGAAAGGCCTTTCGCAGCCTGAAGGGAAGCGGCTTCAAGTCGAACTATTTCGACGTTGAAACCGGCGAGCACTATTGGATTTCGGGGCCTCGACGGGACGGGAAAGACGCCCTCTATGCGACGCACATTCGGCCCGTCATAGACGATGACGTTCGAGACGAGTATTGGTCGAAGATTCGCGGGGAGGCGGTGCTATGCGGGGGTGAGAAGCAACTCGCGTGA